In the genome of Vanacampus margaritifer isolate UIUO_Vmar chromosome 1, RoL_Vmar_1.0, whole genome shotgun sequence, one region contains:
- the nsmce4a gene encoding non-structural maintenance of chromosomes element 4 homolog A has product MERLRCPSGDEQDGTARHNGDPQCRNEESNIGSVDGRDGNERGMRREIRSKYRDLIDSVQRNREDLLCPSNNKLTEVLEEADKLFVNVRETSEAVLDSKFVAVATDLNNERASQMRDEDSAFDIIAFAQHLLSFMGLNRLESGGDQQSGDEIDGYLPNDAWQRLARRAEECFRTAPTFHYMLGSFHAEPPPPKQKAERQRRAPSKDAKRIMPTQLKKIEETEQEATEKEVERILACLKDYHQDDPSSAIPYYEFVIDPDSFPRTIENIFHTSFLVRDGLARISLDQDKLPNIAPVEETAMEIDGGGLDNRNAAIVSISPKIWKELIDAFDIRDAMIPPLNNSVME; this is encoded by the exons ATGGAGCGTCTTAGATGCCCGTCTGGCGACGAGCAAGACGGCACCGCACGTCACAACGGAGACCCGCAGTGCCGCAATGAGGAGTCCAACATTGGCTCCGTGGATGGACGGGATGGCAACGAAAGGGGCATGAGGAGAGAAATAAGGAGCAAGTACAGAGACCTCATCGATTCAGTCCAGC GAAATAGAGAAGATTTGCTGTGTCCTTCAAACAACAAACTTACAGAGGTTTTAGAAGAAGCAGACAAGCTTTTTGTAAATG TGCGAGAGACGAGTGAGGCGGTGCTGGATTCCAAGTTTGTTGCTGTGGCCACCGACCTGAACAACGAGCGAGCCAGCCAGATGCGAGACGAGGACAGCGCTTTTGACATCATTGCTTTCGCTCAGCACCTT CTCTCCTTCATGGGTCTCAACCGGCTGGAAAGTGGCGGGGACCAGCAGAGCGGAGATGAAATCGACGGCTACCTGCCCAACGACGCCTGGCAAAGATTGGCCCGGAGAGCTGAGGAATGTTTTAGGACAGCGCCGACCTTCCactacat GTTGGGTTCCTTCCACGCTGAGCCGCCCCCTCCAAAGCAAAAAGCAGAACGGCAAAGGAGAGCCCCCAGCAAGGATGCAAAAAGGATCATGCCCACTCAG CTGAAAAAGATAGAAGAGACGGAACAAGAAGCCACCGAGAAAGAGGTGGAGAGGATCCTGGCCTGCCTAAAGGACTACCATCAAGATGACC CATCGTCGGCGATACCGTATTACGAGTTTGTTATTGACCCCGACTCCTTCCCACGCACAATCGAGAACATTTTCCACACCTCGTTTCTAGTCAGG GATGGTTTGGCACGAATAAGTTTGGATCAAGACAAGTTGCCGAATATAG CACCAGTGGAGGAGACGGCGATGGAAATAGATGGCGGCGGGTTAGACAACCGGAATGCAGCGATCGTTTCAATCAGCCCAAAGATCTGGAAG GAGCTCATAGATGCCTTTGACATCAGGGACGCCATGATTCCACCTCTCAACAATTCAGTGATGGAATAA
- the LOC144061060 gene encoding uncharacterized protein LOC144061060, translated as MPADVRCPRSPNHAVRCPRSPNHACQCPRSPNHACRCPRSPNHACRCLRSQNHACRCQRSQNHACRCPRTMPADVPGPRTTPAADVPGPRTTPAADVPEPRLPPMSQNHACCRCPKTTPAADVPKPRLPPMSQVPEPRLPPMSQVPEPRLPPQPQVPEPRLPPQPLVPAPRLPPQPPVPAPRLPPQPPVPAPRLPRQPPVPAPRLPRQPPVPAPRLPPQPQAPAPRRPPPRQPQSPAPRRPPPRQPPGFGRSRAGSLRLFHGGVRPMGVDRRCTSHGRPVPVCGVRGALRTGAAGLPSSGVRDVPRTGPDGCARFPPSRPLRPPCF; from the coding sequence ATGCCTGCCGATGTCCGATGTCCCAGGTCCCCGAACCACGCCGTCCGATGTCCCAGGTCCCCGAACCACGCCTGCCAATGTCCCAGGTCCCCGAACCACGCCTGCCGATGTCCCAGGTCCCCGAACCACGCCTGCCGATGTCTCAGGTCCCAGAACCACGCTTGCCGATGTCAAAGGTCCCAGAACCACGCCTGCCGATGTCCCAGAACCATGCCTGCCGATGTCCCAGGTCCCAgaaccacgcctgccgccgaTGTCCCAGGTCCCAgaaccacgcctgccgccgaTGTCCCAgaaccacgcctgccgccgaTGTCCCAGAACCACGCCTGCTGCCGATGTCCCAaaaccacgcctgccgccgaTGTCCCAaaaccacgcctgccgccgaTGTCCCAGGTCCCAgaaccacgcctgccgccgaTGTCCcaggtccccgaaccacgtctgccgccgcagcctcaggtccccgagccgcgtctgccgccgcagcccctgGTCCCTGCGccgcgtctgccgccgcagcccccgGTCCCCGCGccgcgtctgccgccgcagcccccgGTCCCCGCGCCTCGTCTGCCCCGTCAGCCTCCGGTCCCCGCGCCTCGTCTGCCCCGTCAGCCTCCGGTCCCCGCGCCTCGTCTGCCGCCCCAGCCTCAGGCccccgcgcctcgtcggccgcccccacggcagcctcaatcccccgcgcctcgtcggccgccccCACGGCAgcctcctggcttcggccgctctcgtgcggggtctcttcgcctcttccatggcggcgtcaggcccatgggggtggacaggagGTGTACATCCCACGGCCGTCCTGTTCCGGtgtgtggcgtccggggcgccctccggaccggcgccgccgggctcccctcgtctggagtccgggacgtcccccggactGGTCCTGATGGATGTGCCAGGTTCCCGCCTTcgcgccccctccgcccgccctgcttttga
- the LOC144061056 gene encoding uncharacterized protein LOC144061056, whose product MWPRTKVKYEEELCRAQEENERQRQLLDAVCKQPRVVLNRADVSEKYRCPERREPEFPGVKEEEDLQPLQVKEEEQPQPPNIKKEERLPPYIKEEEHFTELPVTAVHLKTEDECQYEENKGAELPSSSSRQQTTTEDDEDQADNRLPPMSDSEDASHSPHTSDHEQFDGDVTCHTDSKRWKCSQCGKTFGYKCHLRTHLIGHAGEKPFACSVCRQNFAHKGTLANHMRIHTGEKPFACSVCGQIFAHKLILKIHTKTHTGEKPFTCSVCGQNFAQKGTLASHMRVHTGEKKSFACSFCGQNFAQKGTLVNHMRIHTGEKPFACSVCGKNFADRATLASHMRIHTGEKPFACSVCGQNFVQKGTLANHRRIHTGEKPFTCSVCGQNFAHKGILKGHMRIHTGEKPFACSVCGKNFAHRGNLTKHMRIHTGEKHFTCSVCGQRFPSKAEAVRHTCAGENSSNE is encoded by the exons ATGTGGCCAAGAACGAAAGTCAAGTACGAAGAGGAGCTTTGTAGAGCACAAgaggagaacgagcgacaacgtCAACTACTGGACGCTGTTTGCAAGCAGCCTCgagttgtgttgaacagagcgg acgtcagtgaaaaatatcGTTGTCCTGAGCGCAGggagccagagttccctggtgtgaaagaggaggaggacttgcagcctcttcaagttaaagaagaggagcagccacagcctcccaacataaaaaaagaggagcggctgccgccatacattaaagaggaggagcatttcacagagttgcccgtgactgctgtccatttgaagactgaagatgaatgtcaatatgaagagaacaaaggggcggagcttccaagcagcagctcaagacaacaaacaacaacagaagatgatgaggaccaAGCAGACAATCGGTTACCTCCAATGTCAGACAGTGAAGACGCGTCACACTCTCCTCACACTAGTGACCATGAACAGTTTgacggtgatgtgacatgtcacactgacagcaaacgttggaaatgttctcagtgtgggaaAACTTTTGGCTACAAGTGTCATTTGAGAACCCATTTGATTGGCCACGCTggtgagaagccttttgcttgctccgtttgtcgtcaaaattttgctcacaagggaaCCTTAGCAAACCACAtgagaatccacactggagagaagccttttgcctgttcagtttgtggtcaaatttttgctcacaagctaatcttaaaaatacacacaaaaacccacactggagagaagccttttacctgctcagtttgtggtcaaaattttgctcagaagggaacCTTAGCAAGCCACATGAGAgtccacactggcgagaagaaGTCTTTTGCTTGCTCcttttgtggtcaaaattttgctcagaagggaacCTTAGTAAACCACAtgagaatccacactggagagaagccttttgcctgctcagtttgtggtaaaaattttGCTGACAGGGCAACCTTAGCAAGCCACATGAGaatccacactggtgagaagccttttgcctgctcagtttgtggtcaaaattttgttcAGAAGGGAACCTTAGCAAACCACAggagaatccacactggagagaagccttttacctgctcagtttgtggtcaaaattttgctcacaagggaaTCTTAAAAGGCCACAtgagaatccacactggagagaagccttttgcctgctcagtttgtggtaaaaattttGCTCACAGGGGAAACTTAACAAAGCACAtgagaatccacactggagagaagcattttacctgctcagtttgtggtcaaagattcccaagtaaGGCTGAAGCTGTGAGGCACAcgtgtgctggtgagaatagcagCAATGAATGA